The genomic DNA CGTCGTCCATCTGCGGGATCTCGAGGGTCTCGTCCTCGTCGTTGGACTCGCGCACGGTCACGACCTCGATGTCGGCCGGGTCGACCGCGGGCTCGGCCGGTGCCGCAGGAGCCGTCGCCGTCGTACGCCGCGCCACCGGGGGCGGCAGCAGCGACTCGTCGTCAGCGGTGCGCTCCTCGAGGCGTCGCAGTGCTGCAGCGCGTCGGTCGACGAGCGGGTCGTCCTCGGCGGCGGCGGCCTCCATCAGCAAGGTCACCCGCCGCAGCTCGGCGGCCAGCCGGATCCGGCGTTCGAGGTGGGTGTCGGGGCGTTCGCGGCGCGACTGCGCGTAGGACTCGACGACCGTGTCGACCGCGTCGGGGGCGGCCATCAGCGACAGGAGCGCGAAGTCGGCGGCCGGGTCGCTGACCGCGGCGCCCTCCCACGAGTCGAGTGCGACGACCTCGCCGTCGGCCACGCGCACGTCGCCGTCGTGCAGGCCGCCGTGGGTCGGGGTCGTCGCGAACCTCCAGAGGCTGACCTCCTCCAACGCCCGCTCCCAGCGGTTGAGCAGGCCCGGAGGGACGTGCCCGGTCGAGGCCGCGCGGTCGAGCTCGGCCAGGCGACGGCTGCGGTAGGAGTCGGCGTCGTACGACGGCAGGCCCGCCTCGTCGTACACGCGGGGGTCGGTGTCGTGCAGCTCGGCGAGGCAGCGGCCGAGCGAGCGCGCCTCTTCGGAGCGGGGCTGCAGGTCGCGCCACGTCACGGGTGAGCCGGGCAGCAGGTGCACGACGCCGACGGTGCTGCCGTCGCGCGCGGTGACGCTGCCGACCAGGCGCGGCATCGCGAACGTCAGTCGCTTGGCGAGGAGGGTGGCCAGGCGCTCGGTCTGGTCGAGGGCTGCTGCGGCGGCCGTCGTGCGGGCCGAACGGACCTGCAGCCGCCGGTCGTCGTCGGTGGTGACGACGGCCAGCTGATAAGGCGCACCGGGTCGGACCGCGAGCCCTTGGACCTGCACGGGTCGCAGTCCCGGTACGGCGGCGGTGGCCAGGGCGGCCAGGGCGAGCGGACGACTGGACACGGCCCCCACGGTAGGTCAGGTGCCGCCGCGAACCGCGCAGGCTCGCGGCATAGCCTGCTGGGCGTGGCGCCCTACGACTCCGAGACCCTGCTCGAGCTCGGCCTGTCCCGCTCCGCGCTGGACCGGTCGGCAGCCCAGCGCAAGGACCCCGACACCCTCGCGGCGGTCCTGCGCGACCCGACGACGCGGGTGCTCGACCTCTACCGAGACCGCGTGCCGTACGACGGTGAGCGCGGCTCCCGCGCGCTGCGCTACCGGCCACCGGGCGACGCCGACCACGACGCCCTGGTCGTCTACCTCGGGGCCCACGACGGCATCTCCTACGCGTGCGCGGTGCACGACGCCGAGGACGACGGCGACGACCGGCGCGCCAACCTGCGCTCGCTGGGTCTGGAGCTCGACGATCTTGATGTCGGCGTGCTCGCCGCGTCGGTCGGTATCGCCAACTGGCATGCGGCACAGGGCTACTGCCCGCGCTGCGGCTCGCCCACCGAGCCCCGCGAGGGCGGCTGGGTACGGGTCTGCACCCGTGACGGGTCGAACCACTTCCCGCGCACTGACCCCGCCGTGATCATGGCCGTCGTCGACGGCGACGACCGCCTCCTGCTGGCTCGCGGTCACGAGTGGCGTCCGAACGGCATGTCGGTGCTGGCCGGTTTCGTCGAGCCGGGCGAGTCGCTGGAGGCGGCCGTGGCTCGTGAGGTGATGGAGGAGGTCGGCGTCACGGTCGAGGAGGTCCGCTACCGCGGCAACCAGCCCTGGCCGTTCCCGGCCTCGCTCATGGTCGGTTTCCGGGCGCGCGCCACGACGACCGAGCTGCACCTCGACCCGGTCGAGATCGCCGAGGCGCGCTGGTTCACCCGCGACGAGCTGACCGCAGCGGTCGACGCGGGTGAGCTGCTGCTCTCGCCGCACCTGTCGATCGCGCGCCATCTCATCGAGGACTGGTACGGCGGGCGCA from Luteipulveratus halotolerans includes the following:
- a CDS encoding phosphotransferase, whose protein sequence is MSSRPLALAALATAAVPGLRPVQVQGLAVRPGAPYQLAVVTTDDDRRLQVRSARTTAAAAALDQTERLATLLAKRLTFAMPRLVGSVTARDGSTVGVVHLLPGSPVTWRDLQPRSEEARSLGRCLAELHDTDPRVYDEAGLPSYDADSYRSRRLAELDRAASTGHVPPGLLNRWERALEEVSLWRFATTPTHGGLHDGDVRVADGEVVALDSWEGAAVSDPAADFALLSLMAAPDAVDTVVESYAQSRRERPDTHLERRIRLAAELRRVTLLMEAAAAEDDPLVDRRAAALRRLEERTADDESLLPPPVARRTTATAPAAPAEPAVDPADIEVVTVRESNDEDETLEIPQMDDEEDVDSSRSAPDVSAAPGSTAVSAALPEASPADSATTSSDVGTIHGQDDADDDPHDIRRRRDDLRDAVTEPIRRDRSDPDAHAG
- the nudC gene encoding NAD(+) diphosphatase codes for the protein MAPYDSETLLELGLSRSALDRSAAQRKDPDTLAAVLRDPTTRVLDLYRDRVPYDGERGSRALRYRPPGDADHDALVVYLGAHDGISYACAVHDAEDDGDDRRANLRSLGLELDDLDVGVLAASVGIANWHAAQGYCPRCGSPTEPREGGWVRVCTRDGSNHFPRTDPAVIMAVVDGDDRLLLARGHEWRPNGMSVLAGFVEPGESLEAAVAREVMEEVGVTVEEVRYRGNQPWPFPASLMVGFRARATTTELHLDPVEIAEARWFTRDELTAAVDAGELLLSPHLSIARHLIEDWYGGRIREPEGTPTGLRAT